Part of the Flavobacterium sp. KS-LB2 genome is shown below.
ATATTCCGGGTCGACTTCGTTTACAAAGCCTACAATTCGATTAATGACTCTTTTATAAATCAGAAAAAAACCTTCTTTGTTTTCTTGATCTACTTCTTTTGTTTGTAATGTCTTAGTAAATTCAGCTATAATGATTTTATTTAAAATAGATTCATTAATGTGCTCCGTGTTGTTATCATCAGTAACTTTTTCTGTTACGATAGTTATTGCTTTTTTGAGTTTTTCTTTTGGGTCTAAAATATTTGTTGTTGAAAAAACCAGTTTGTATTCCATCCAGCTCCAGTACCATGAGGATAAATATACCAATAGTTTATGTTTGTTTTCAAAATAACGATAAATGGAACTTTCATTGGATCCAATTTTCTCCCCTAATTTTTTGAATGTAAAATTATCAAATCCAATTTGGTCTATTAAAAGGATACTTTGTTCTACAATTTTTTTACCTAAAGGAGACGTTTCCGGATCCTTAACATAGATTTTCTCGTTGACTTGTATTTTTAAATTGGATAGTATTGTATTCATAATTGATAATATTTTATGCAAATATAATAGTATTACTATTAATAATGAGATTTTAACTTTTATTTATCAAAAAAGCTACTCGTATGGAGTAGCTTTTAATTCAAATATTTATAGTTAATTTGTTTAAAGTAAAGAATGGCAAGTCATTACCTCTGGTTTTTCAACTCCCATTAATTCCAAGATAGTAGGAGCAATATCGCCAAGAACTCCATCATGAATCGCTCTTAAGTCTTTGTCTACTAGAATAATTGGAACTGGATTTGTAGTATGCGCTGTATTGGGACTGCCGTCAGGATTAATCATTGTTTCGCAATTTCCATGATCTGCAATTACTATTGTTGTGTAATTATGGGCTAGTGCAGTTGTGATTACTTTTTCTACGCATTGATCAACAGCTTCACAGGCCTTTATGGCTGCACTCATAATCCCAGTATGTCCTACCATATCGCCGTTGGCAAAGTTCAAACAAACAAAATCTACTTCTTCTTTCTCTAATTCAGGAACTAAAGCATCTGTCAATTCAAAGGCGCTCATTTCCGGTTGTAAATCATAAGTAGCCACTTTTGGAGAGTTTTTCAAGATGCGGCTTTCGCCTAGAAATGGTAGCTCTCTTCCTCCAGAAAAGAAAAAAGTAACGTGTGGATATTTCTCTGTTTCGGCAATACGAATTTGCGTTTTATGCGCTTTTTCTAAAACTTCACCTAAAGTTTCAGTGATGTTATCTTTGTTATAAACGACTTTTACATTTTGGTACGTTTCGTCATAATTAGTAAGCGTAACATAATACAAATTGAGTTTGTGCATGTTTTGTTCATGACAATCCATTTGAGTTAAAACTTCCGTTAATTCTCTTCCTCTGTCCGTTCTAAAGTTAAAGAAAATAACCACATCATCTTCTTCAATTGTGGCCAATGGCTTGTCATCTTCATCAACAATAACTGTTGGATGAATAAATTCATCGGTTACATTAACTTCATAACTTTCTTCGATAGAAGCAACTGCATTTGTTGAATGAGTTCCAATTCCGTTTACTAATAAATCGTAAGCGAGTTTCACTCTTTCCCAACGTCTGTCTCGATCCATGGCATAATAACGTCCCACAACCGAAGCCAGTTTTACGGTAGTAGTAGCAATATAATCTTGTAAATCCTGAATGTAGTGTTTGCCGGATTTTGGGTCTACGTCACGGCCGTCAGTAAAGGCATGAACGAAAACTTTTTGCAATCCATGTTGTTGTGTAGCGTCGATTAAGCCGCGTAAATGTGATGTATGAGAATGTACACCACCATCTGAAACTAGACCTAAAAAGTGTACTTTTTTATTGTTTGTTTTCGCATACGTAAAAGCATCAACTAAAACTTGCTCTTTTGCTAAAGTGTCATGTGCAACGGCAAGGTTAATTTTGGCTAAATCCTGATAGACAATTCTACCGGCGCCCAGATTCATGTGTCCTACCTCGCTGTTTCCCATTTGTCCTTCAGGAAGTCCAACATTCAAACCGTCTGTTCTAAGTTGGGCGCTAGGATAATTTCTATATAAACTGTTAATAAATGGCACATTAGCATTATCAATAGCAGATACTTTTGGATCTGGAGATTTTCCCCAACCATCCAAAATCATAAGAATTACTTTTTTGTTCATTGTACTATATTTTAAACAAAGATAAAGTATTTCTAAAAATGTTCGAATGAATGAAAATCACTATTATACATTCGGAGGCTAAGAATAACAAATAATGATTATTTTGTTGTGGAACCTTGTCTTTTTTAAAATTAATGCATTTAGAATTTATTCTTAACTTGATTGTAATCTATAAAATAACGCACACTAATAGAGAAAACATGACTTAACGCATCATTATTTAATAGATTGGTAACATTATCGTTGAATTTTTTATTGATTTCTCTTTCAAATGCCCCAGCATTGTTTCGGTACAAGACTGAAACTTGACTTCCTGGTGCAAACCACCAAGAAAAAGACAAATCAGCATTCCAAGAATAGAAACTCGAATTTTTATTAGTTGTATATCCTGTAAAATCAGCCAGTCTTCCGTTTTGTTCTAATGATAAAGTATTTTTATTTTCGGCATACGACCAGTATTGACGCAGCGAAATATTAAAGGTCATTTGGCTGTTTAACGAATACTTTCCAGAAAGGGTATTCGAATAGGTAATTACGTTTCTATTGGCAAAAACAATTGTGTTTGGCGTAGCCGAATTCATGTCGTCATTAATACTGTCAATGTACCCTTTATTATTGTTCTGTCTGAAAAAATTGAAGTTATAATTCAGCGATAATTTGTCATTAAACCGATATCTTGGACCGATTGAAAAACCATAAGAATTTCGTCCTGCCTCATCAAAAACGGCATAGGATGGATTCAAATCAATAGCAAAAGCATTATTATAATTAGTTGAAATATAAACAAATCCGCCTATTTTTGTAGGTCTGATTACGTACCTATTTGCCGCTCTTGGTTCATAGTAATCAAATGTTTCTATAGGATTGACATCAAAGCCGATTCCGAAATAGTGATTTTTTTTCGTGTTTGAATTAATCTGAAAGTTAATGTTGCTAGCTTGTATTTTTCCAGTCTCTTTTTGAAATTGTGAATAGCCGTTTATTCTAGCATTGAATGAGTTAAAAATTTTAGTAGGGTTCAGAATTCGATAGCTGGAATTGGCATAAATACTGTAGTAATTTGTTTCAAAATTAATGCCTAAATCATTGTTATCGAAATCCTTTGTCATAATATCAGCGCCTATTCCATAACGAAATTTTCCGCTAGTTTCTGAGAAATTTAATTGTGAATTAATTCCTTTTTTGTCCTCTAGATCATTGATATAGCTGTATTTAAAATCACCTGAAAGGTTATATGTATTTTTCTTAGTATTTAAATCCCAAACCAATGCGGTTACATTTCCATCTCTAAAACTCCCGTTTCTAGTTACATTAGTATTTACAAATGCTACTGAGGAGTTTTTGCGAAAGCGTTGATCTAGTACTAAAACATTGTAATTTGCAAGTGGTTCAACTATTTCTTTTCTGATTTCTTGAGTGTCATTATTTCGAATTGATGCAGCTGTTTTTTCAGTAACGGCATTTAAAATTCCAACGCCTAATCCGTTTTTAGTTCTTCCTGAAACTTTCAACGCGTTTATAAGATTGACACTTGCGGGATTATCAATTATTTCTTCATTGGGTTGAGTGGTTGGGTAATTGCTTGGGTTTCCACCAATGCGTCTCGAGTACACTAGGTTTCCTTTGCTAAACAAGTCGGTTCCTTCTGTAAAAAAAGGTCTATTTTCATTGAACTGTTGCTCAAATGGACCTAAATTCAATATTTGATCGTCGTATTTGGTTTGGCCAAAATCAGGAATCAAAATCATATCCAGTGTAAAAGCATCGTTTATACCATATTTTAAATCGAGTCCCCCTTTTAGAGTTCCCTTTGTTTTTTGACGCGAATTAGCATCTACGTAAAAGGAAGAATAGGGTAGAAGAAAAAGTCGAGTAGGTGGTTTTATGTTTTCAATTCCTTCTAGTATTCCTGTTTGTTGGGTAAAAGTACCAAGTTTTGAATCGATGAAATTCCAAGTGTATTTGAAACGATCTCGTCTCACTTCTCTAAAAAAATTAAGTCCCCAAGTTTGTTTATTCTCTGCTGAAAAGCGTAATGCTGCATAAGGAATTCTCATTTCTACAATCCAGCCTTTGTCGGTAATTACGGCTTTGCTTTTCCAAACGGCATCCCATGAATAGTCTTCTCCATTGGTGTCAGTGGTGATACAGTCTGCTTGACCATCTGCGGCATTTACAAAAAATTGAAAATCTTGTTGACCGTCATTGAAACCATTTATAAAAACACCAAAAATATCTGATGTCCCAAAATCGTCTCGCTGTGTAATCTCTCGTAATATTTTATCAGGATTATCATCATACATCATGGCGCCTATATAAATAGCGTCATTATCGTATAAAACTTTCACTTCCGTTTTTTTATTTTCAGGAATGGGTTTACCATTATCTGGTTCAAATGTTATAAAATCACTTGCTATTGAAGCTGATTGCCAAATGTCTTCGTTAAGTTTTCCGTCGATTTCAACTTTCTCCGAAATGAATTTTGTTTGTAAGACTTTTTTTTGGCTGTAGCCAAAGAATGACAACAGTAGAAAACAAAATAAAAGATAATTTTTCATGAAACGATTGATTGGTTGATTGATGCGAAATTTAGTAAAACCAAATAGCTTCAAACGGAGCAATTACCAATCCACTGAATAGTTTGAGTTAATAGACTCTCTTTTCAAT
Proteins encoded:
- a CDS encoding TetR/AcrR family transcriptional regulator, producing the protein MNTILSNLKIQVNEKIYVKDPETSPLGKKIVEQSILLIDQIGFDNFTFKKLGEKIGSNESSIYRYFENKHKLLVYLSSWYWSWMEYKLVFSTTNILDPKEKLKKAITIVTEKVTDDNNTEHINESILNKIIIAEFTKTLQTKEVDQENKEGFFLIYKRVINRIVGFVNEVDPEYPYAKSLISTIVEGSLHQHFLTEHLKTITDCNESVTTTQFYLNLVENVLL
- the gpmI gene encoding 2,3-bisphosphoglycerate-independent phosphoglycerate mutase is translated as MNKKVILMILDGWGKSPDPKVSAIDNANVPFINSLYRNYPSAQLRTDGLNVGLPEGQMGNSEVGHMNLGAGRIVYQDLAKINLAVAHDTLAKEQVLVDAFTYAKTNNKKVHFLGLVSDGGVHSHTSHLRGLIDATQQHGLQKVFVHAFTDGRDVDPKSGKHYIQDLQDYIATTTVKLASVVGRYYAMDRDRRWERVKLAYDLLVNGIGTHSTNAVASIEESYEVNVTDEFIHPTVIVDEDDKPLATIEEDDVVIFFNFRTDRGRELTEVLTQMDCHEQNMHKLNLYYVTLTNYDETYQNVKVVYNKDNITETLGEVLEKAHKTQIRIAETEKYPHVTFFFSGGRELPFLGESRILKNSPKVATYDLQPEMSAFELTDALVPELEKEEVDFVCLNFANGDMVGHTGIMSAAIKACEAVDQCVEKVITTALAHNYTTIVIADHGNCETMINPDGSPNTAHTTNPVPIILVDKDLRAIHDGVLGDIAPTILELMGVEKPEVMTCHSLL
- a CDS encoding DUF5916 domain-containing protein translates to MKNYLLFCFLLLSFFGYSQKKVLQTKFISEKVEIDGKLNEDIWQSASIASDFITFEPDNGKPIPENKKTEVKVLYDNDAIYIGAMMYDDNPDKILREITQRDDFGTSDIFGVFINGFNDGQQDFQFFVNAADGQADCITTDTNGEDYSWDAVWKSKAVITDKGWIVEMRIPYAALRFSAENKQTWGLNFFREVRRDRFKYTWNFIDSKLGTFTQQTGILEGIENIKPPTRLFLLPYSSFYVDANSRQKTKGTLKGGLDLKYGINDAFTLDMILIPDFGQTKYDDQILNLGPFEQQFNENRPFFTEGTDLFSKGNLVYSRRIGGNPSNYPTTQPNEEIIDNPASVNLINALKVSGRTKNGLGVGILNAVTEKTAASIRNNDTQEIRKEIVEPLANYNVLVLDQRFRKNSSVAFVNTNVTRNGSFRDGNVTALVWDLNTKKNTYNLSGDFKYSYINDLEDKKGINSQLNFSETSGKFRYGIGADIMTKDFDNNDLGINFETNYYSIYANSSYRILNPTKIFNSFNARINGYSQFQKETGKIQASNINFQINSNTKKNHYFGIGFDVNPIETFDYYEPRAANRYVIRPTKIGGFVYISTNYNNAFAIDLNPSYAVFDEAGRNSYGFSIGPRYRFNDKLSLNYNFNFFRQNNNKGYIDSINDDMNSATPNTIVFANRNVITYSNTLSGKYSLNSQMTFNISLRQYWSYAENKNTLSLEQNGRLADFTGYTTNKNSSFYSWNADLSFSWWFAPGSQVSVLYRNNAGAFEREINKKFNDNVTNLLNNDALSHVFSISVRYFIDYNQVKNKF